The Burkholderia cepacia genome includes a region encoding these proteins:
- a CDS encoding multidrug/biocide efflux PACE transporter, with protein MKHTNKTMTERLLHALTFELVAIALCAPLGAWLLDMPVSHVGVLTVMVSLIAMAWNMAFNTLFDRLERRFGWVRNVGLRIVHAVAFELGLVAMVVPLAAWWLGIGLVEALLLDLGIVLFFLPYTFAFNLAYDSLRARRLARRVAA; from the coding sequence ATGAAACATACGAATAAAACGATGACGGAACGGTTGCTGCATGCACTGACGTTCGAGCTGGTCGCGATCGCGCTGTGCGCGCCGCTCGGCGCGTGGCTGCTCGACATGCCGGTGTCGCACGTCGGCGTGCTGACGGTGATGGTGTCGCTGATCGCGATGGCGTGGAACATGGCGTTCAATACGCTGTTCGACCGGCTCGAGCGGCGCTTCGGCTGGGTGCGCAACGTGGGCCTGCGGATCGTGCACGCGGTCGCGTTCGAACTGGGGCTCGTCGCGATGGTCGTGCCGCTCGCCGCATGGTGGCTCGGCATCGGCCTCGTCGAGGCGCTGCTGCTCGACCTCGGCATCGTGCTGTTCTTCCTGCCTTATACGTTCGCCTTCAACCTCGCGTACGACAGCCTGCGGGCGCGCCGGCTCGCGCGACGCGTCGCCGCGTGA
- a CDS encoding LysR family transcriptional regulator, whose amino-acid sequence MRHAPEALLAFAEAALLGSFTAAARKLGKRQSTVSEAIANLEIDLGVQLFDRSTRAPTLTDAGRALLPQVQRALEAGAAIDRTAARLARGEEARLTLVVSDTYQSKRYEETLTALERRFPALEFECQIAEHDDVLDLIQQGRAQLGLMAARAAYPADIGAATIAEESEIGLFVGRTHALAEYGDADVPHAALRDVRELRLNTYAMPDGRGEDGRIVAGAHRWSAPSYLMLLEMAVQGFGWAELPRWMVDHFARDRLCELRARGWPRRVRVDAVWSRNRPLGPVGSWLLDAMLAD is encoded by the coding sequence ATGCGCCACGCCCCCGAAGCCCTGCTCGCATTCGCCGAAGCCGCGCTGCTCGGCTCGTTCACGGCCGCCGCGCGCAAGCTCGGCAAGCGCCAGTCGACGGTGTCTGAGGCGATCGCGAACCTCGAGATCGATCTCGGCGTGCAGTTGTTCGACCGCTCGACACGCGCGCCGACGCTGACCGACGCCGGGCGGGCGCTGCTGCCGCAGGTGCAGCGCGCACTCGAGGCCGGCGCGGCAATCGACCGCACGGCCGCGCGGCTCGCGCGCGGCGAGGAAGCACGGCTGACGCTCGTCGTATCCGATACGTACCAGTCGAAGCGCTACGAGGAAACGTTGACGGCGCTCGAGCGGCGCTTTCCCGCGCTCGAGTTCGAATGCCAGATCGCCGAGCACGACGACGTGCTCGACCTGATCCAGCAAGGGCGCGCACAGCTCGGGCTGATGGCCGCGCGCGCGGCCTACCCGGCCGACATCGGCGCGGCGACGATCGCGGAGGAATCGGAGATCGGGCTGTTCGTCGGCCGCACGCACGCGCTCGCCGAATACGGCGACGCCGACGTGCCGCACGCCGCGCTGCGCGACGTGCGCGAACTGCGCCTCAATACCTATGCGATGCCGGACGGGCGCGGCGAAGACGGCCGGATCGTCGCCGGCGCCCACCGCTGGTCGGCGCCGAGCTACCTGATGCTGCTGGAGATGGCCGTGCAGGGGTTCGGCTGGGCCGAGCTGCCGCGCTGGATGGTCGACCACTTCGCGCGCGATCGCCTGTGCGAACTGCGGGCGCGCGGCTGGCCGCGCCGCGTGCGCGTCGATGCGGTCTGGTCGCGCAACCGGCCGCTCGGCCCGGTCGGCTCATGGCTGCTCGATGCGATGCTCGCCGACTGA
- a CDS encoding CopD family protein: MSHAVSVALFLHLLAVAVWVGGMVFANFCLRPALSDLSPQLRLPLIEGVFGRFFNWVSGAVIVILLSGGFLLVEFGGAHATWSLHAMAGLGVVMMLIFGHIRFALFPRIRRAVQAQKWPDGARAVNTVRLLVLVNLVLGVVTIGAAVLSRGF; this comes from the coding sequence ATGTCCCACGCTGTCTCCGTCGCGCTGTTTCTTCATCTGCTGGCCGTCGCCGTGTGGGTGGGCGGGATGGTCTTCGCCAACTTCTGCCTGCGTCCGGCGCTGTCCGACCTGTCGCCGCAGCTTCGGTTGCCGCTGATCGAAGGCGTGTTCGGCCGCTTCTTCAACTGGGTGTCGGGTGCCGTGATCGTGATCCTGCTGTCCGGCGGCTTCCTGCTCGTGGAATTCGGTGGCGCGCACGCAACGTGGTCGCTGCATGCGATGGCCGGGCTCGGCGTCGTGATGATGCTGATCTTCGGGCATATCCGCTTCGCGCTGTTCCCGCGCATCCGTCGTGCGGTGCAGGCGCAGAAGTGGCCGGACGGCGCGCGCGCGGTGAATACGGTGCGCCTGCTCGTCCTCGTGAACCTCGTGCTTGGCGTCGTCACGATCGGCGCGGCGGTGTTGTCGCGCGGCTTCTGA
- the parC gene encoding DNA topoisomerase IV subunit A — translation MDDNTSDLFAGSDAPESDALTLGNYAEQAYLSYAVSVVKSRALPDVCDGQKPVQRRILFAMNEMGLGPDAKPVKSARVVGDVLGKYHPHGDQSAYDALVRLAQDFSLRYPLIDGQGNFGSRDGDGAAAMRYTEARLTPISKLLLDEIDQGTVDFMPNYDGSFEEPKTLPSRMPFVLLNGASGIAVGLATEIPSHNLREVAAAAVALIRNPKLSHAELMNLIPGPDFPGGGQIISSDAEIATAYETGRGSLKVRARWKIEDLARGQWQLVVTELPPNTSGQKVLEEIEELTNPKLKLGKKTLTPEQLNTKKAMLDLLEAVRDESGKEAAVRLVFEPKSRTIDQTEFVNTLLAHTSLESNATLNLVMIGADGRPGQKGLLTILDEWVKFRQLTMTRRCRHRLAKVDDRIHILEGRMIVFLNIDEVIRIIRESDEPKAALMSAFGLSERQAEDILEIRLRQLARLEKIKIEKELEALRDEKAKLEELLANESAMKRLMIKEIEADAKQYGDDRRTLIQQEKRATFEAKVVDEPVTVVVSQKGWVRALKGHGLDPAGFTFKAGDHLYAAFQCRTPDRLIAWGSSGRVYSVDVSVLPGGRGDGVPVTSLIELESGSHLMHYYAAPADQQLLLASSNGFGFLAKVGDMVSRVKAGKSFMTIDAGAVPLAPMPVLPNATQVACLSSGGRLLVFGMDEMKTLSGGGRGVILMALDDKETLVQALAIDPAGVVLIGTGRGGKAQDETLSYAGLAPHVGKRARKGRAPETKLKVVNELRPLLG, via the coding sequence ATGGACGACAACACCTCCGATCTCTTTGCCGGCTCCGACGCGCCAGAGAGCGATGCGCTGACGCTCGGCAACTACGCGGAGCAGGCGTATCTCAGCTATGCGGTCAGCGTCGTGAAGAGCCGCGCGCTGCCCGACGTGTGCGACGGCCAGAAGCCGGTGCAGCGCCGGATCCTGTTCGCGATGAACGAAATGGGCCTCGGCCCGGACGCGAAGCCGGTGAAGTCGGCGCGCGTCGTCGGCGACGTGCTCGGTAAATACCATCCGCACGGCGACCAGTCGGCGTACGACGCACTCGTGCGACTCGCGCAGGATTTCTCGCTGCGCTACCCGCTGATCGACGGGCAGGGCAACTTCGGCTCGCGCGACGGCGACGGCGCGGCGGCGATGCGGTACACCGAAGCGCGGCTCACGCCGATCTCGAAGCTGCTGCTCGACGAGATCGACCAGGGCACGGTCGACTTCATGCCGAATTACGACGGCTCGTTCGAGGAGCCGAAGACACTGCCGAGCCGCATGCCGTTCGTACTGCTGAACGGCGCGTCGGGCATCGCGGTCGGTCTCGCCACCGAAATCCCGTCGCACAACCTGCGCGAGGTCGCGGCGGCGGCGGTCGCGTTGATCCGCAATCCGAAGCTCTCGCACGCGGAGCTGATGAACCTGATCCCCGGCCCGGATTTCCCGGGCGGCGGCCAGATCATCTCGAGCGACGCCGAAATCGCGACGGCCTATGAAACCGGCCGCGGCAGCCTGAAGGTGCGCGCGCGCTGGAAGATCGAGGATCTCGCGCGCGGCCAGTGGCAACTGGTCGTCACCGAGCTGCCGCCGAACACGTCGGGCCAGAAGGTGCTCGAGGAAATCGAGGAGCTGACGAACCCGAAGCTCAAGCTCGGCAAGAAGACGCTCACGCCCGAGCAGCTCAACACGAAGAAGGCGATGCTCGACCTGCTCGAAGCGGTGCGCGACGAGTCGGGCAAGGAAGCGGCGGTGCGGCTCGTGTTCGAGCCGAAGTCGCGCACGATCGACCAGACGGAATTCGTGAACACGCTGCTCGCGCACACGAGCCTCGAATCGAACGCGACGCTGAACCTCGTGATGATCGGCGCCGATGGCCGGCCGGGCCAGAAGGGGCTGCTGACGATCCTCGACGAATGGGTGAAGTTCCGCCAGCTGACGATGACGCGCCGTTGCCGCCATCGTCTCGCGAAGGTCGACGATCGCATCCACATCCTCGAAGGGCGGATGATCGTCTTCCTGAACATCGACGAGGTGATCCGCATCATCCGCGAGTCGGACGAGCCGAAGGCCGCGCTGATGAGCGCGTTCGGCCTCAGCGAACGGCAGGCGGAAGACATTCTCGAGATCCGGCTGCGCCAGCTCGCGCGGCTCGAGAAGATCAAGATCGAGAAGGAACTCGAAGCGCTGCGCGACGAGAAGGCGAAGCTCGAGGAACTGCTCGCGAACGAAAGCGCGATGAAGCGGCTGATGATCAAGGAGATCGAGGCCGACGCGAAGCAGTACGGCGACGATCGCCGCACGCTGATCCAGCAGGAAAAGCGCGCGACGTTCGAGGCGAAGGTGGTCGACGAACCGGTGACGGTGGTCGTGTCGCAGAAGGGCTGGGTGCGGGCGCTGAAGGGCCACGGGCTCGACCCGGCCGGCTTCACGTTCAAGGCCGGCGACCATCTGTACGCGGCGTTCCAGTGCCGCACGCCGGACCGCCTGATCGCGTGGGGCAGCAGCGGCCGCGTGTATTCGGTCGACGTGTCGGTGCTGCCGGGCGGGCGCGGTGACGGCGTGCCGGTCACGTCGCTGATCGAGCTCGAATCGGGCTCGCACCTGATGCACTACTACGCGGCGCCGGCTGACCAGCAACTGCTGCTCGCGTCGAGCAACGGCTTCGGCTTCCTCGCGAAGGTCGGCGACATGGTGAGCCGCGTGAAGGCCGGCAAGTCGTTCATGACCATCGATGCGGGCGCGGTGCCGCTCGCGCCGATGCCGGTGCTGCCGAACGCGACGCAGGTCGCGTGCCTGTCGAGCGGCGGCCGCCTGCTGGTGTTCGGGATGGACGAGATGAAGACGCTGTCCGGCGGCGGTCGCGGCGTGATCCTGATGGCGCTCGACGACAAGGAAACGCTCGTTCAGGCGCTCGCGATCGATCCGGCCGGCGTCGTGCTGATCGGTACCGGCCGCGGCGGCAAGGCGCAGGACGAGACGCTGTCGTATGCGGGGCTGGCGCCGCACGTCGGCAAGCGCGCACGCAAGGGCCGCGCGCCGGAGACGAAGCTCAAGGTCGTCAACGAGCTGCGTCCGCTGCTCGGCTGA
- the parE gene encoding DNA topoisomerase IV subunit B, with translation MSTKKPSAAYSEASIKVLKGLEPVKQRPGMYTRTENPLHIIQEVIDNASDEALGGYGKQITVTLHADQSVSVEDDGRGIPFGMHPEEGVPVVEIVFTRLHAGGKFDKAAGGAYTFSGGLHGVGVSVTNALATRLDVTVWRDGKIAELGFAEGDVVKPLATQGAGRGEKKSGTRVQVWPNPKYFDSPNLPLGELQRLLRSKAVLLPGVEVVLVNEKSGERQTWKYEDGLRGYLLDEMNGSELLIPLFEGERFADSRSGDDTFAEGEGASWVVAWSEEGSLVRESYVNLIPTPAGGTHESGLRDGLYQAVKSFVELHNLQPKGVKLLAEDVFARVSFVLSAKVLDPQFQGQIKERLNSRDAVKLVSSFSRPALELWLNQHVEHGRKLAELVIKQAQARTRAGQKVEKRKSSGVAVLPGKLTDCETEDITRNELFLVEGDSAGGSAKMGRDKEYQAILPLRGKVLNTWETERDRLFANNEVHDISVAIGVDPHSPDDSVDLSNLRYGKICILSDADVDGSHIQVLLLTLFFKHFPQLIERGHVCVARPPLFRVDAPARGKKAAQKLYALDEGELEAILDKLRKDGVRETQWSISRFKGLGEMSAEQLWDTTMNPDTRRLMPVKLGELDYESTVARMTMLMGKGEAAARRGWLEEKGNDVEADI, from the coding sequence ATGTCAACGAAGAAACCCAGCGCGGCCTATAGCGAAGCATCGATCAAGGTGCTCAAGGGTCTCGAGCCGGTCAAGCAGCGGCCCGGCATGTACACCCGTACCGAGAATCCGCTGCACATCATCCAGGAAGTCATCGACAACGCGTCCGACGAGGCGCTCGGCGGCTACGGCAAGCAGATCACGGTCACGCTGCATGCCGATCAGTCGGTCTCGGTCGAGGACGACGGCCGCGGCATCCCGTTCGGCATGCACCCCGAAGAAGGCGTGCCGGTCGTCGAGATCGTATTCACGCGCCTGCACGCGGGCGGCAAGTTCGACAAGGCCGCGGGCGGCGCCTACACGTTCTCCGGCGGCCTGCACGGCGTCGGCGTGTCGGTGACGAACGCGCTCGCGACACGCCTCGACGTGACGGTCTGGCGCGACGGCAAGATCGCGGAACTCGGCTTCGCCGAAGGCGACGTGGTGAAGCCGCTCGCGACGCAGGGCGCGGGCCGCGGCGAAAAGAAATCCGGCACGCGCGTGCAGGTATGGCCGAACCCGAAGTATTTCGATTCGCCGAACCTGCCGCTCGGCGAGCTGCAGCGCCTGCTGCGCTCGAAGGCCGTGCTGCTGCCGGGCGTCGAGGTCGTGCTCGTCAACGAAAAGAGCGGCGAGCGCCAGACGTGGAAATATGAAGACGGCCTGCGCGGCTACCTGCTCGACGAAATGAACGGCAGCGAGCTGCTGATTCCGCTGTTCGAGGGCGAGCGTTTCGCCGATTCGCGTTCGGGCGACGACACCTTCGCCGAAGGCGAGGGCGCGTCGTGGGTCGTCGCGTGGAGCGAGGAAGGTTCGCTCGTGCGCGAGTCGTACGTGAACCTGATCCCGACGCCGGCCGGCGGCACGCACGAATCCGGCCTGCGCGACGGTCTCTACCAGGCGGTGAAAAGCTTCGTCGAACTGCACAACCTGCAGCCGAAGGGCGTGAAGCTGCTCGCGGAAGACGTCTTCGCGCGCGTGTCGTTCGTGCTGTCCGCGAAGGTGCTCGATCCGCAGTTCCAGGGGCAGATCAAGGAACGCCTGAACAGCCGCGACGCGGTGAAGCTCGTGTCGTCGTTCTCGCGTCCGGCGCTCGAGCTGTGGCTGAACCAGCACGTCGAGCACGGCAGGAAGCTCGCCGAACTCGTGATCAAGCAGGCGCAGGCGCGCACACGCGCGGGCCAGAAGGTCGAGAAGCGCAAGAGCTCGGGCGTCGCGGTGCTGCCCGGCAAGCTGACCGACTGCGAGACCGAGGACATTACGCGCAACGAACTGTTCCTCGTCGAGGGCGACTCGGCGGGCGGTTCCGCGAAGATGGGCCGCGACAAGGAATACCAGGCGATCCTGCCGCTACGCGGCAAGGTGCTGAACACCTGGGAAACCGAGCGCGACCGCCTGTTCGCGAACAACGAGGTGCACGACATCTCGGTGGCGATCGGCGTCGATCCGCACAGCCCCGACGACAGCGTCGACCTGTCGAACCTGCGCTACGGCAAGATCTGCATCCTGTCGGACGCGGACGTCGACGGCTCGCACATCCAGGTGCTGCTGCTCACGCTGTTCTTCAAGCATTTCCCGCAACTGATCGAGCGCGGCCACGTGTGCGTCGCGCGGCCGCCGCTGTTCCGCGTCGATGCGCCGGCACGCGGCAAGAAGGCGGCGCAGAAGCTCTATGCGCTCGACGAGGGCGAACTGGAAGCGATTCTCGACAAGCTGCGCAAGGACGGCGTGCGCGAGACGCAATGGAGCATCAGCCGCTTCAAGGGTCTCGGCGAAATGAGCGCCGAGCAGCTGTGGGATACGACGATGAACCCCGACACGCGCCGCCTGATGCCGGTGAAGCTCGGCGAACTCGATTACGAGTCGACCGTCGCGCGCATGACGATGCTGATGGGCAAGGGCGAGGCAGCCGCGCGACGCGGCTGGCTCGAGGAAAAGGGCAACGACGTCGAAGCGGACATTTAA